In Nitrospira sp., the genomic window TCGACGGAGAGAGCAGCTTCCATATCATTGAGCAACGGCTCTCCATGAGCAAGAACCGGTCGACCGAGCAAACGCTGCACGCCACGCAAGGCCGGAAGCAGTGCGGTGATCGAGAGGGCCAAGAGAATGGTGATGGCTTCTTCGGTGCTTCGGCCCTCGACCAGCCGCTGCCGAAGCCGGAGCAAATTTCCTCGCAGGGCCTGGAGCACCTCTGCGGCTAAGTAGCGGGCATCGATCTTGAGCCCCACAAAGTGATCTTGCCCCCACAGCAACCGCCGACAATCGTGGATGTCTTGGTACTCTAGCGGAAAGGCAACTGAGGCAGATTGGATGTCGTCCACGGTCAGGAACAGAGGCACGACCACTTGATCCTTGCTCCATCGCTTGTGAAGGCTGTCATACTTTGTTAACGCAGCAAGGTCGTAGGACGACATCACCAAGAGAAGATTGAGATTGGAGCGGCCCGGCAGAAACTCCCCCCGCACCGCGCTGCCATAGAGGATGATGCCTTCCAGTTCAGATCCATAAACCTTCGTCACATCCTTCACATAGGCCCGAAGGAGTTTTTGCGTCTCTTCCGGCAATCCATCGATGGTCCAGTCCACTGACTGCATGTCCTTACCGGATGCCTCCGGCTGCCATGTCACGAGACGAGGGATCCGGCAGAAATCCCGCCGCCATCAGGCGATCCAGCAGGCCGAACGGAGGGGCTTTGCGGAGTCCGGCGGTCGTCGATAATACTCGATAGCGAAGACGCGCATTGCGGTCCAATGTGCTGAAGACACGATCCCGAAGAAAGGCAATAATTGGATTCGCGGTGTTCCAGAACAGCACCTGTTCATCGGCCAACTTCTGCAGCATCGCGACATGAGGTCGTCGTGAATCTTCATAGCGTTTGAGTGTGGCGGCAGAGAAGTCATTCGTCGCGAGACATTCTGGGAGAAGATCGGCCAGCGTCATCGCATCCACCATCGCCTGCATGCGGCCCTGCGACGCGTGCGGGTTCATGGCATGCGCGGCATCTCCAATCAAGACCGCCCCATCAGCTACCCAGGTCGGGGTCCGAACCCGCCCGGTCGGCAAAAATGCCGTCTGCTTCCAATCGCTCAACGTCCGAAATATCGGCTCACTGGCCGGATCGATTGCGATCCAGGTGTTCTGCAGTGCGACAAGACCTCGCTCCTTCACCTGATCATACGAACCGGTCTTGATCATGTAGAACGCATACACCTTGTCTCCGGCGGCAGGAAACAAACCAAGAATCGTTCGCTTCCCGACAAAATATTTCGCCTCGGCCATTGGAATCGCCGCGTCCAACAACGCGATCAAGTACCCTTGGGGATACAGATAGAGATCAGCCGGAATCTGCAAAGCCTCGCGGACTTTCGAGAAGGCTCCATCAGCCCCCACCACCACCTTGGCCTTGATTGTCCTCTCCTGCTCTCCCTGTTTAGCGGTCAAGCCGACGACACGTCCGTTTTCACGAAGCAACCCCGTAAAGGTCGCTCGATACCGTAACGAGACGGAGGGCTCTCGTTCGACCGCATCCACAATGGCATGGTGCGCCACATTCGGCAGCGTCACAACCGCCTGATTATACGGAGGCGGCAAGTCGCGATAGTCGATGGTGCAAAGCCGTTGACCACCCACCCGGCAGAAATGAAACTGATGCACCGTCCGCGTGGAGGAAGCCGGGAGCTTATTCAGCAATCCCAACCGATCGAGTACTTGTTGCCCGTTCGGCTGGAGAATTTCTCCACGTAATCCCTGCGGTGGTCCCGGTGCCTGTTCCAAAACAATCGTCTTAATCCCCTTCTGTGCGAGTGCAAGGGCCAGCACGGCCCCGCCCCCACCGGCTCCCACAACAGCAATGTCAGTTTCTTCAACCATGGTTCCTCAACCACGCAGATACGACGCCACCTTACCGCCAACCCTCCTATTATTTCCACTCCCCGAATCGTTCCTGGTCTTTCCACAGCGAGAGAAACTTTTCCCGAGCCTTCACGGTCACTGCATGGTCTCTGATGATATCCAGCCGTTCGTCATTGTACTGATTGCCGCTTGTCGTCTGATTCATCGAACCGCTCGTATTGATTTCATCATCGACGACAACTTGCTTCAGATGCATGAGGCTGTCATGTTGATTGATCCGGATAGGGATCCCGGCTTCACGCAACGCGGAGAGGGCTGCTCGTTGCTTTGGATCATTGAGACGTTCTCGATCCGTCAGGATCCGAACTTCGACCCCCCGTCGTGAGGCCTCGACCAATGCCTTCACCGAGAGCGGCGACGTGAACCCATAGCTCGCGACATAGATATAGCGTGTGGCACGATCGTACAGTCGGACAAGATGTTCAAGTGGCCGATCCTCCGGGCCGTACCAGACCTCTATCGACGCGGCTAAAACCATTCTGCCTGGCCCAAGCAGAATAACGGCAAGTATCCAGATGGCGACCAGCCGCCAGCACCACGTGAAGACGGAGAACGGTGATGGCCGGATCATTCCAGCTCGAAGAGGTCGCGGAAGTGATCGTCTGACGATTCCCAGGCCTGTGGGGCCTGAACCTGAAGCCATTGGCGAAGAAACTGCTTTTGCTCCGGCGTGAGCAATTGCTTGATCTGATGGGAACGCCCTTGAAGCGGCTGCAAGAGACTGATGTGTTTCCTCACATCCAGCATCGCGGTTCGCACATACAGACTTGTATAGGCCGACGGCTGCTCTTCGGTGCCGTCTCCCTGCACCCACACAGAGAGGAACTTGTCCAGCACGAGGCCGGCGCTGTCCAGTGCCGGTTCCGTATCATGAAACAGCTCGTTTTCAGACTCGGCCAGCGGCGTTGATTCTGCGGCGCGAAACAGAAAATTCTTTTTCCACATCTCGACGGATGGCGTCCTGAACGCTCTTGTCAGAAAAGCCGCTCATTCAGCTTCTCTCTCGCAACATGCAGGCGGCATAGTGGCGATGAGGCAGAGCTAATGTCAAGCAATCATCTCAGGATTTTCTCCTCACACACATGAACCATGTGGGAGACCATGAATCCTTTTGCACATTCTGGTCTCTCATGTGCATGTGGAGCCTTGACAAGCAGCGCCTGCCTTTGTTAGCTTCGAAATTCTTTAATCTCTAAGCCAACTTGGGAGAATCCGTGCAGGTCAAAATCAATGGGAAGCCTGAAGAAGTCCCGGGCGGAACCGTTCTCGATTTACTCAAGGCCAAGAATATCGAACCGCAGATGGTCGCCGTTGAAGTAAACGACAAAGTACTGGATCGTGACCATCTGGCCACGACCCACCTCAATGAAGGGGACCATCTTGAGTTCCTCTTCTACATGGGAGGCGGTCGGTGAACACGACCTTGCATCACGATATCACGAAGCTGATCGGCAAGACTCCCCTTGTGCGATTGAACCGTCTGTCGAAAGAAGGTTCCGCCACGATCTACGGGAAGGTCGAGTTTTTCAACCCCGGAGGCAGCGTCAAAGACCGGATCTGTCTCAACATGATCAATGAGGCGGAACGGCAAGGGAAGCTCAAACCGGGTGGAACCATCGTGGAGCCGACCAGCGGCAACACGGGAATCGGACTGGCCCTCGTCGCAGCCGTGCGTGGATACAAACTGATCCTCGTCATGCCGGAAAGCATGAGTATGGAGCGGGCGAGCCTATTGTCCTCTTATGGTGCACAGCTGGTCCTGACACCGGCCTGGGAGGGCATGAAAGGGTCCATTAAGGAAGCGGAAAGTATTTTGGCCCAAAATCCTTCGTACTTCATGCCGGATCAATTCTCCAACCCGGCCAACCCGGCGATGCACAAGATGACGACGGCACCGGAAATCTGGGACGCGCTCGAAGGAACAATCGACGCGTTTGTGGCGGCAGTGGGCACCGGCGGAACCATTACGGGATGCGGCGAGCTCTTTAAAGAGCGGAATCCGAACGTAAAGGTGATCGCGGTAGAACCAGCAACATCACCGGTGTTGTCCGGCGGCGATCCTGGCCCGCATAAGATTCAAGGGATTGGCGCTGGCTTTATTCCCAAGGTCCTCAATCGGAAAATACTCGACCGCGTCATCACCGTGACAGATGACGAGGCCT contains:
- the thiS gene encoding sulfur carrier protein ThiS, which translates into the protein MQVKINGKPEEVPGGTVLDLLKAKNIEPQMVAVEVNDKVLDRDHLATTHLNEGDHLEFLFYMGGGR
- a CDS encoding FAD-dependent monooxygenase, with amino-acid sequence MVEETDIAVVGAGGGGAVLALALAQKGIKTIVLEQAPGPPQGLRGEILQPNGQQVLDRLGLLNKLPASSTRTVHQFHFCRVGGQRLCTIDYRDLPPPYNQAVVTLPNVAHHAIVDAVEREPSVSLRYRATFTGLLRENGRVVGLTAKQGEQERTIKAKVVVGADGAFSKVREALQIPADLYLYPQGYLIALLDAAIPMAEAKYFVGKRTILGLFPAAGDKVYAFYMIKTGSYDQVKERGLVALQNTWIAIDPASEPIFRTLSDWKQTAFLPTGRVRTPTWVADGAVLIGDAAHAMNPHASQGRMQAMVDAMTLADLLPECLATNDFSAATLKRYEDSRRPHVAMLQKLADEQVLFWNTANPIIAFLRDRVFSTLDRNARLRYRVLSTTAGLRKAPPFGLLDRLMAAGFLPDPSSRDMAAGGIR
- the cysK gene encoding cysteine synthase A, whose product is MNTTLHHDITKLIGKTPLVRLNRLSKEGSATIYGKVEFFNPGGSVKDRICLNMINEAERQGKLKPGGTIVEPTSGNTGIGLALVAAVRGYKLILVMPESMSMERASLLSSYGAQLVLTPAWEGMKGSIKEAESILAQNPSYFMPDQFSNPANPAMHKMTTAPEIWDALEGTIDAFVAAVGTGGTITGCGELFKERNPNVKVIAVEPATSPVLSGGDPGPHKIQGIGAGFIPKVLNRKILDRVITVTDDEAYQTAKQLSKKEGLLVGISAGANVFAAQKVAQELGPGKNVVTILCDTGERYISIEKYFNI